GCCACCGTGGGTTTTGGTGCCCGAACGGGCGACGAGACTGTGAGACTTAACTCCTGCCCGCGTTGCCACAGCTTGGGTCGTCACTTGGTTATCTCGTTCCCAAGACTGTGTCAGCCAAGGTCAGGGAAGCCGTCCAAGTCGCATAACTTCCTCGAAAGTGGGCGGAGTGGGTGCAGGCTTGCACCCTCAGGGGAGTGCAGCGGGGGGTGCAGAAGTGACCGTTTGTGAGGGTAACTCGCAGGGCACGCAACCCAAAGATCGTGCATCCTCAGTTTCTCCCCGCTACCAAATTAGGTTCAAGACCTCCCAAATCTGGGAGGTCTTGTCCTATTTCAGCATGATTTTCAGCCTCTCCCGAGAGGTCAAAGTAGGCGGCAGCCTGCACCCGGTGCACCTGCCGGCTGCACCCTCGGTGCAGGCGGCGGCAGTCTTGGATCCGGGTCTCATTGCACCCCGGGGGGAATGCAGCCCTGGGCAATCTGCACCCATACTTGCGGTGAGGTTCTGAAGTGCTTGTGTGTGCTTATCCGTATCAATTTGATACGCTTTAGCACATGAATGTGAGGGATCGGGTGCTCGAGCGAGCCGTGGAGCAGCACGGGTACATCACCACGCGTGATGCCCGAGCCATTGGCGTGGATCCTGCTGCGTTGCGGGTGATGGCTGCCCGTGGACGGCTGGAGCGCGTGGGTCGGGGTGCTTATCGGGTGCCCGTCTTGCCGCGCACCCGGCATGACGATCTGGCTGAGGCGGTTGCCTGGACGCTGGGCAGGGGCGTGGTTTCCGACGAGTCGGCGTTGGTGCTGCACGGGCTCTCCGACGTCAACCCATCGCGCATTCATCTGACCGTGCCGCGCGCCAATCACCCGCGCGGGGCAGGTGGTGAGCTGTATCGCCTGCATCGCCGGGACCTTGCGATGGGCGATGTCACCGAGGTCGACGATATTCCCGTCACCACGGTTGCCCGTACCGTCCGAGACTGCTTGGCCGACGGCACCGACCCTTACCAACTACGTCTGGCGCTCGATCAAGCCGAAGCCCAAGGTGAACTTCGGCGGGACGAGGCACGGGCATTGCACACTCGGATCGATGAGCGTGGCACGAATAGCGGGCGACGGGCATGACGTCGCGTTATGACGCCTCCCCTTCGAATCTGCGGGCATTGCGAGATCGCCTGGCGGCCGCTGCGAAGCGCGAGGGAATCGTCTTTGGTCGGCTCCAGCAGCACGTCGGTGTTCTAGTCGTGACCCAGTTCTTCTCGGCGCTGACCGACGATCACGGGGATCCGCTGCTTCTGGTCAAAGGAGGCGTCTCCCTGGAACTGCGGCGAGGCATCCCGCAGTCCCGAACGTCTAAGGTCCTTGACGCCGTCATTCGAGGTGACATCGCTGCCGTCCACGAAATGCTCGCCGAGGCAGGTGCGCAAGGGTGGGAGGGATTCACTGCCGTGTTCACGCCGCCGGTTGCATTCGAGGTTCCGGTGCTGGGTTCTGATGCATTCCGATTCACTGCGAAGATCCACTACCAAGGCAAACCCTTCGTGTCGGTACCGATCGAGGTCTCTCCGAGCGAAGCGGGCAACGGCGATTCTTACGACAAGGTCAGTTCCCAGGCTCTGGCGCTCGTGGGTCTAGCGAACAGCGGGGCAGTGCCGTGCATGACACTGCCATGGCAGGTCGCACAGAAGCTCC
This genomic stretch from Candidatus Nanopelagicales bacterium harbors:
- a CDS encoding type IV toxin-antitoxin system AbiEi family antitoxin domain-containing protein; the protein is MNVRDRVLERAVEQHGYITTRDARAIGVDPAALRVMAARGRLERVGRGAYRVPVLPRTRHDDLAEAVAWTLGRGVVSDESALVLHGLSDVNPSRIHLTVPRANHPRGAGGELYRLHRRDLAMGDVTEVDDIPVTTVARTVRDCLADGTDPYQLRLALDQAEAQGELRRDEARALHTRIDERGTNSGRRA
- a CDS encoding nucleotidyl transferase AbiEii/AbiGii toxin family protein, with the protein product MTSRYDASPSNLRALRDRLAAAAKREGIVFGRLQQHVGVLVVTQFFSALTDDHGDPLLLVKGGVSLELRRGIPQSRTSKVLDAVIRGDIAAVHEMLAEAGAQGWEGFTAVFTPPVAFEVPVLGSDAFRFTAKIHYQGKPFVSVPIEVSPSEAGNGDSYDKVSSQALALVGLANSGAVPCMTLPWQVAQKLHGCTEPVDEPRANDRGRDLVDLQLLEALLVDETLSETRAACVAVFEGRSKQRWPPVLVALPHWPSMYVRATEGLDELGLASDIEQAVLRVQSFVDRIDNSMRD